One Fusobacterium sp. IOR10 DNA segment encodes these proteins:
- a CDS encoding YveK family protein, translating to MKKAYGNEQGNDYSYNQGYNHEIFNEDEIDLMDLIFIMIRRWKLIGLTMIPIIILGVVFSATRPSIYKADTTLMVSSGMSNIGLDNSDISLNQKLVITYSEVAKSRSILKRVISKYDLETTSENLASAISISPVSDTEIIKLSYKNSDPQLAAAVTNEFAKEFMNKVVEVMNIRNVKVVEPAEVPTHPLPKKRVIILAAFVILGGMVGLALAFIVESVHKKLRKPTDIEKILGAPMIGMIPVLKDEKEKKKEKKKAKEKDEDEDEKMDGEN from the coding sequence ATGAAAAAAGCATATGGTAATGAACAGGGAAATGATTATTCGTATAATCAAGGATACAATCATGAAATTTTCAATGAGGATGAAATTGATTTAATGGATTTAATTTTCATAATGATTAGAAGGTGGAAGTTAATTGGTTTAACAATGATACCTATAATTATATTAGGTGTTGTATTTTCAGCAACACGTCCTTCAATTTACAAGGCGGACACTACACTTATGGTTTCAAGTGGCATGTCAAATATAGGACTAGACAACAGTGACATTTCTCTTAACCAGAAGTTAGTTATAACTTACTCAGAAGTTGCAAAAAGTAGAAGTATATTAAAAAGAGTTATTAGTAAGTACGACTTGGAAACTACTTCAGAAAATTTAGCAAGTGCAATATCAATATCTCCAGTTTCAGACACAGAAATAATTAAACTAAGCTATAAAAATAGTGATCCACAACTTGCAGCAGCAGTTACAAATGAGTTTGCAAAGGAATTTATGAACAAGGTTGTTGAGGTTATGAACATTAGAAATGTAAAAGTTGTAGAGCCAGCAGAAGTGCCAACTCATCCACTACCTAAAAAAAGAGTAATTATACTTGCAGCCTTTGTTATTCTAGGGGGAATGGTTGGACTAGCCCTTGCATTTATAGTTGAAAGTGTACATAAAAAGCTTAGAAAACCAACAGATATAGAAAAAATATTGGGAGCTCCAATGATTGGTATGATTCCTGTTTTAAAGGATGAGAAAGAAAAAAAGAAAGAAAAAAAGAAAGCTAAAGAAAAAGATGAAGATGAAGATGAAAAAATGGATGGTGAAAACTAA
- a CDS encoding O-antigen ligase: MIKIKEKISLEKLTLISGFLYIFFLMRRGGDTKFIFALALMVISLFFIYKDKGRKIIENKGLYISGLLYFSLLTWSFSLNEITLDRITSYLGMGLYSVIFLLLGINLEIKEKYFKYIIPLISFFSLGSLYRGLQDIYLHSSKLSYYRISGKTYTTIYAGEIGIYFFIGLISIFIYKKWYLKLGYTLYTVITLVLVYFTKSRNAMLMIPLTIGVLLIIKYGKKGLLYFSLVLALAFGLVKYSSHISGFKRLSTISSVEKIKKDARYEIFKEGIQLGLKNPLTGVGFKEYNRKNLIETKVEKVSSFHNIYIETFATQGILNLLAYIIFIAFIFIKLLKKYFKDRDKKILLLWGY; this comes from the coding sequence ATGATAAAAATAAAAGAAAAAATTAGTTTAGAAAAACTAACATTGATAAGTGGATTTTTGTATATATTTTTTCTAATGAGAAGAGGGGGAGATACTAAATTTATTTTTGCACTAGCTTTGATGGTAATCTCTCTTTTTTTTATTTATAAGGATAAGGGAAGAAAAATTATTGAAAATAAAGGACTATATATTTCAGGACTATTATATTTTTCTTTGTTAACGTGGAGTTTTTCCTTAAATGAGATAACTTTAGATAGAATAACATCGTATTTGGGAATGGGGTTATATTCAGTGATCTTTTTACTATTAGGAATAAACTTGGAAATTAAAGAAAAATATTTTAAGTATATTATTCCATTAATTAGTTTTTTTTCCTTAGGAAGTCTGTATAGGGGACTTCAGGATATATATTTACATTCTTCAAAATTATCATATTATAGAATTTCAGGGAAAACTTATACAACAATATACGCTGGGGAAATAGGGATATATTTTTTTATAGGGTTAATCTCTATATTTATTTACAAAAAGTGGTATTTAAAATTAGGTTATACTTTATACACTGTTATAACTTTAGTATTAGTTTATTTTACCAAATCTAGAAATGCAATGCTTATGATTCCTCTTACTATAGGGGTACTTTTAATTATTAAATATGGTAAAAAAGGATTGCTGTATTTTTCTTTAGTTTTGGCTTTAGCTTTTGGATTAGTAAAATATAGTAGTCATATTAGTGGATTTAAGAGGCTTTCAACAATTTCAAGTGTTGAGAAAATAAAAAAAGATGCAAGATATGAAATTTTTAAAGAGGGAATACAGTTAGGTTTAAAAAATCCATTGACAGGGGTAGGATTTAAAGAATATAATAGAAAAAATTTGATCGAAACAAAGGTTGAAAAGGTATCTAGTTTTCACAATATATATATTGAAACTTTTGCTACCCAAGGAATATTAAATTTATTAGCATACATAATTTTTATAGCATTTATATTTATTAAATTATTAAAAAAATATTTTAAAGATAGAGATAAAAAAATATTATTACTATGGGGATATTAA
- a CDS encoding glycosyltransferase, giving the protein MKNIGFCIDSLEMGGAEKLFVDIIKSLHKTKKYKIYLLTTLKSDSYFFNEIKDMVTYHYLLTKEEKDNFKLNKNLINTFKSSLLKRKRYKLFSKEVDTVIDFLDGDFYKYIKTEKNKSKIVWLHSNYKDLVLRKKIDKKINHYNKVIVITNSMYEEISVKKEMENKELFMIYNMFDFNKLDRFLKEEVEEQFKKEKYFLTVCRLDESQKDVTTLIKSYSEYKGDEKLYIIGDGKDKKSLEELVMKLELSQRVIFLGEKKNPFKYMKNAKAFILSSKGEGFGLVLVEALYAGTKVISSNCEYGPREILLNGDVGELFPVGNKEKLLEKLYLITKKNYDNEKIKKSLERFEGKIIIKEIERTIR; this is encoded by the coding sequence ATGAAAAATATAGGATTTTGTATAGATTCTTTAGAAATGGGCGGAGCAGAAAAATTATTTGTTGATATAATTAAATCTTTACACAAAACTAAAAAATACAAGATATATTTATTAACTACATTAAAAAGTGACAGTTATTTTTTTAATGAGATTAAAGATATGGTAACCTATCATTATCTATTAACTAAAGAGGAAAAGGATAATTTCAAGTTAAATAAAAATTTAATAAATACTTTTAAATCTTCCCTTTTAAAAAGAAAAAGATATAAGCTTTTTTCAAAGGAAGTGGATACAGTTATTGATTTTTTAGATGGAGATTTTTACAAATATATAAAGACAGAAAAAAACAAATCAAAAATTGTATGGCTTCATTCAAATTATAAGGATTTAGTTTTGAGAAAAAAAATTGATAAAAAAATTAACCATTATAATAAAGTAATAGTTATAACAAATTCAATGTATGAGGAAATTTCCGTAAAGAAAGAGATGGAAAACAAAGAATTATTTATGATCTATAATATGTTTGATTTTAATAAACTAGATAGATTTTTAAAAGAAGAAGTTGAAGAACAATTTAAAAAAGAGAAATATTTTCTAACAGTTTGTAGACTAGATGAAAGTCAAAAGGATGTAACTACTTTAATAAAAAGTTATAGTGAATATAAAGGTGATGAAAAATTATACATAATAGGGGATGGGAAGGATAAAAAAAGTTTAGAAGAATTAGTAATGAAATTGGAACTTTCCCAAAGGGTTATATTTTTAGGAGAAAAGAAGAATCCCTTTAAATATATGAAAAATGCTAAAGCTTTTATTTTATCTAGCAAAGGAGAAGGCTTTGGTCTTGTGCTAGTTGAAGCTCTTTATGCTGGGACAAAAGTAATTTCATCTAACTGTGAATATGGTCCTAGGGAAATATTATTAAATGGAGATGTTGGAGAACTTTTTCCAGTGGGAAATAAGGAAAAATTATTGGAAAAATTATATTTAATTACTAAAAAAAATTATGACAATGAAAAAATAAAAAAATCTTTAGAAAGGTTTGAGGGAAAAATAATAATAAAAGAAATAGAGAGGACAATAAGATGA
- a CDS encoding acyltransferase, with translation MKYKIQWKYLLNSSFVKIKGKNIIDDRGVIKRTKAKISGENNQLILKKGARINKSNIWINGKNNKVIIGENCNLNNLTIIMDNNNSIIDIGDKTGCAKTQIVSLEPYDIIIGKDCMISYDVEIRNTDSHKIFDRKTSKRINFGNEILIEDHVWIASRTMVLKGSIIRKNSVIGTSSIVSGEIEENSIGVGSPAKVIRKGIYWNRDSVIEK, from the coding sequence ATGAAATATAAGATTCAATGGAAATATTTATTAAATAGTAGCTTTGTAAAAATAAAAGGTAAAAACATTATAGATGATAGGGGAGTTATAAAAAGAACAAAAGCCAAAATTTCAGGGGAAAATAACCAATTAATTTTAAAAAAAGGAGCAAGAATAAATAAAAGTAATATTTGGATTAATGGGAAAAATAATAAGGTTATAATAGGAGAAAATTGTAATTTAAATAATTTAACAATTATTATGGATAATAACAATAGCATTATAGATATAGGAGATAAAACAGGATGTGCTAAAACACAAATTGTATCTTTGGAACCATATGATATAATTATAGGGAAAGATTGTATGATTTCTTATGATGTGGAAATAAGAAATACAGATTCTCATAAAATATTTGATAGAAAGACAAGTAAAAGAATAAATTTTGGAAATGAAATTTTAATAGAAGATCATGTTTGGATAGCTTCAAGAACAATGGTTTTAAAAGGAAGCATAATAAGAAAAAATTCAGTAATTGGAACAAGTAGTATTGTAAGTGGTGAAATAGAAGAAAATTCTATAGGAGTTGGTAGCCCAGCAAAAGTGATAAGGAAAGGCATATATTGGAACAGAGATTCTGTAATTGAAAAATAA
- a CDS encoding glycosyltransferase family 4 protein, with protein MKFVHICEEFEYSWIGKDNGMIPIYAKEILNWESEIVTCNLKNDLPDEIRGVKIVKVKRWFKKIKNFAPWVIFFKRAPLYFYIFKNAKKIDVLMLFHVTKCSYWNAFFYKKFNPNGKIYVKGDFNLDIYINEVYETKMKVSSLKSYFRKKRQITEYNKRKKLVELTNLISYESKEAFEYMKDSYAGVSTKGKTMYLPNGYDDVYIEKEFNVKPYKEKENIFLTVGRLGTNEKNTELLLNVLENIELKDWKFYLVGPIEDAFKGKIEEFYKKNPQKKDNVIFTGAILDKKKLYEYYNRAKVFVLPSRWESFGIVMVEAMAFNCYILTSNTCAANDITDNESIGEIFDACSEKSLEEKLINIINNKIQLNYYEYNINDYKENFKYSKLIKRLNKI; from the coding sequence ATGAAGTTTGTGCATATATGTGAAGAATTTGAATATTCCTGGATAGGTAAAGATAACGGAATGATTCCTATTTATGCAAAGGAAATTTTAAATTGGGAATCTGAAATTGTAACTTGTAATTTAAAAAATGATCTTCCAGATGAAATTAGAGGAGTAAAAATAGTAAAAGTAAAAAGATGGTTTAAGAAAATAAAAAATTTTGCTCCTTGGGTAATATTTTTTAAAAGAGCACCTCTTTATTTTTATATTTTCAAAAATGCTAAAAAAATAGATGTATTAATGCTATTTCATGTAACTAAATGTAGTTATTGGAATGCTTTTTTTTACAAAAAATTTAATCCAAATGGAAAAATTTATGTTAAAGGAGATTTTAATTTGGATATATATATAAATGAAGTATATGAAACAAAAATGAAGGTTAGTAGTTTAAAATCTTATTTTAGGAAAAAGAGACAAATAACAGAATATAATAAAAGAAAAAAATTAGTTGAATTAACTAATTTAATCAGTTATGAAAGTAAAGAAGCATTTGAATATATGAAGGATTCCTATGCAGGAGTTTCCACAAAGGGAAAAACCATGTATCTTCCAAATGGGTATGATGATGTATATATAGAAAAAGAATTTAATGTAAAACCTTATAAAGAAAAGGAAAATATATTTTTAACTGTTGGAAGATTAGGAACAAATGAGAAGAATACTGAATTATTATTAAATGTATTGGAAAATATAGAGTTAAAAGATTGGAAATTTTATTTGGTTGGACCAATTGAAGATGCTTTTAAGGGGAAAATAGAAGAATTTTATAAAAAAAATCCTCAGAAAAAGGATAATGTTATATTTACTGGGGCTATTTTAGATAAGAAAAAACTATATGAATATTACAATAGAGCTAAAGTATTTGTTTTACCCTCTAGATGGGAAAGCTTTGGAATAGTTATGGTTGAGGCTATGGCTTTTAATTGCTATATATTAACATCAAATACTTGTGCTGCTAATGATATAACAGACAATGAAAGTATTGGAGAAATTTTTGATGCCTGTTCTGAAAAAAGCTTAGAAGAAAAATTAATAAATATAATTAATAATAAAATTCAGTTAAATTATTATGAATATAATATAAATGATTATAAAGAAAATTTTAAATATTCTAAGCTAATAAAAAGATTAAATAAAATATAG
- a CDS encoding glycosyltransferase has translation MKVSVIIPVYNRLEHLRAGFICLLNQTVTPTELIITDDGSSEKVTDYIGDLIKYAKFEIKHIIQVDKGFRKTRALNNAVKNSKGDLLIFCDQDLIFPEDYVEKMINEAKHGEFLLGRAHNTTREEKEKILETIDLKIKYKAIENIVDRKYLSDMEWMYKKDRQSRRLKRFYLSKRGIRLAGMSYCIYKEDYIKVNGYDEQYQGWGYEDDDFGNRLTMVNVIGREFKTKLIQLHLYHNMDSTKKKSLNEEYYYKRKKEIFKYKDFYCKYGYTNSIDKDNIIINILKRVR, from the coding sequence GTGAAAGTAAGTGTAATAATACCAGTTTATAATAGACTAGAACACTTAAGAGCTGGATTTATTTGTTTATTAAATCAAACAGTAACTCCAACAGAGCTAATTATAACAGATGATGGTTCTAGTGAAAAAGTAACAGATTATATAGGAGATTTAATAAAGTATGCTAAATTTGAAATTAAACATATCATACAAGTAGATAAAGGTTTTAGAAAAACAAGAGCTTTAAATAATGCTGTAAAAAATTCAAAAGGAGATTTATTAATATTTTGTGATCAAGATTTAATATTCCCAGAGGATTATGTTGAAAAAATGATAAACGAAGCTAAACATGGGGAATTTTTATTGGGGCGTGCTCATAATACAACAAGAGAGGAAAAAGAGAAAATATTAGAAACTATAGATTTAAAAATAAAATATAAAGCTATAGAAAATATTGTAGATAGAAAATATCTTTCAGATATGGAATGGATGTATAAAAAAGATAGACAAAGCAGACGTTTAAAAAGATTTTATTTGTCTAAAAGAGGTATAAGACTTGCAGGAATGAGTTATTGTATATATAAAGAAGATTATATAAAAGTTAATGGATATGATGAACAATATCAAGGTTGGGGTTATGAGGATGATGATTTTGGAAATAGGTTAACTATGGTCAATGTTATAGGAAGAGAATTTAAAACTAAATTAATACAATTACATTTATATCATAATATGGACAGTACAAAGAAAAAAAGTTTAAATGAAGAGTACTATTATAAAAGGAAAAAAGAAATTTTTAAATACAAAGATTTTTATTGTAAATATGGTTATACTAATAGTATAGATAAGGACAATATAATAATTAACATATTAAAAAGAGTTCGTTAA
- a CDS encoding glycosyltransferase family 9 protein, which yields MFRELNRKFQDYMRPKRLALGKRIWDKKKTNKRKLENNIIEKENIQSILFLRYDGKIGDMVINTLLFREIKKKYPHVKIGVVSRGGATDIIRYNKNIDKLYIYSKKRKDIKKLGARISKEKYDLLIDFSEILKINQMMFVNLCEAKFNMGINKKDWNLFNISIDKIDYNYHITKLYDDILKKLGIETVNLSYDIFLTEEERKAVNNIQEDYIVFNPYAASKHRSFNVEKSLEISKVLLEKRKEKLVLIGTIDHRAELEKIKETLGKRVLVPKLNGILEVASVIKNSKLVVTPDTSIVHIAVTYDKDILGIYRKNKEDKNSILWGPNSKKAKIIFVEEDIKPGQEIDINKVNIDEIVKGVK from the coding sequence ATGTTCAGGGAATTAAATAGAAAATTTCAAGACTATATGAGACCAAAAAGACTTGCTTTGGGAAAACGTATTTGGGACAAAAAGAAAACTAATAAAAGAAAATTAGAAAATAATATAATAGAGAAAGAAAATATACAATCAATTCTATTTTTAAGGTACGACGGGAAAATAGGAGATATGGTTATAAATACACTATTATTTAGAGAAATAAAGAAAAAGTATCCTCATGTTAAAATAGGAGTTGTTTCTAGAGGAGGAGCAACTGACATAATAAGATATAATAAAAATATAGATAAACTATATATATATTCTAAAAAAAGAAAAGATATTAAAAAATTAGGAGCTAGAATTTCCAAAGAAAAATATGATTTACTAATAGATTTTTCTGAGATATTAAAAATTAATCAAATGATGTTTGTAAATTTATGTGAAGCTAAATTTAATATGGGAATTAACAAAAAAGATTGGAATTTATTTAATATATCCATAGATAAAATTGATTACAATTATCATATTACAAAATTGTATGATGATATATTAAAAAAACTAGGAATAGAAACTGTAAATTTATCCTATGATATTTTTTTAACAGAGGAAGAAAGAAAAGCGGTAAATAATATACAAGAAGACTATATTGTTTTTAATCCCTATGCAGCTAGTAAACATAGGAGTTTCAATGTTGAAAAATCCCTTGAAATTAGTAAAGTTTTACTAGAAAAAAGGAAAGAAAAGCTAGTTTTAATTGGGACAATTGATCACAGGGCAGAATTAGAAAAAATAAAAGAAACACTTGGAAAAAGAGTGCTAGTTCCTAAATTAAATGGGATATTAGAAGTAGCAAGTGTCATAAAAAATTCAAAATTAGTTGTAACTCCAGATACTTCTATAGTTCATATAGCTGTAACCTATGATAAAGATATACTAGGGATTTACAGGAAAAATAAGGAAGATAAAAACTCCATTCTTTGGGGTCCTAATTCTAAAAAAGCGAAGATCATATTTGTGGAAGAAGATATAAAACCTGGTCAAGAAATAGACATAAATAAAGTTAATATAGATGAAATTGTTAAAGGGGTGAAATAG
- a CDS encoding lipopolysaccharide core heptose(II) kinase RfaY: protein MEKLLEDKYKEYNLFFYNENFKKLGENIIDNNIEIIEEIKVTDRNYVAKIKYNGNYYILKSPRNEHIKIQRKIMTLFKKGEALSTLVNTNRLIGEGLDFFAAPYLAVVRRKCGMIVESYFVTEYFQEKKRKGYRREEIEEWIKLGKRLHNKKVYHGDFNPANIINTDNGVKLIDSQCKHYYFGEYRSNYDKLTLEYSTYGTLGRENWYKRDIWYKLARYIKSIRNGGEKNVQGIK from the coding sequence ATGGAAAAATTGCTAGAAGACAAATATAAAGAATATAATTTATTCTTTTATAATGAAAATTTTAAAAAATTAGGGGAAAACATAATTGACAATAATATAGAAATAATTGAGGAAATAAAGGTAACTGATAGAAACTATGTTGCCAAAATAAAATATAATGGAAATTATTATATTTTAAAATCTCCGAGAAATGAACATATAAAAATTCAAAGAAAAATCATGACTTTGTTTAAAAAAGGTGAAGCCCTGTCAACACTTGTAAATACAAATAGATTGATTGGTGAAGGATTAGATTTCTTTGCAGCTCCATATTTAGCAGTTGTAAGAAGAAAGTGTGGAATGATAGTTGAATCATATTTTGTAACTGAATATTTTCAAGAAAAGAAAAGAAAAGGATACAGAAGAGAAGAAATTGAAGAATGGATTAAATTAGGAAAGAGATTACACAATAAAAAAGTTTATCATGGAGATTTTAATCCAGCTAATATTATAAATACAGATAATGGAGTTAAATTAATTGATAGTCAGTGTAAGCATTATTATTTTGGTGAATATAGAAGTAACTACGACAAATTAACCTTAGAGTATAGCACCTATGGAACCTTAGGAAGAGAGAACTGGTATAAAAGGGATATTTGGTATAAATTAGCGAGATATATAAAAAGTATAAGGAATGGTGGAGAAAAAAATGTTCAGGGAATTAAATAG
- a CDS encoding glycosyltransferase family 9 protein: protein MKILVIRFKQIGDSILASALCNSLKETFPDSKIDYVLYEHVSPVFENHKSIDKVITISKKEQKNPFLYLMKVFKVTRKKYDIVIDIMSTPKSEFFTLFSLGAKYRIGRAKKYRGYTYTDKIEEPNNSKDKVDKFLKMLKPLEREYKVKYNYNYTINIKNEEKVYMKKKMITAGIDFSKPIFACAINSRVPRKVYPIENMMQVIKTLLDKLNIQIIFYYSPDEKDFAKKVHEQLGNDTRIFSNIETSSIRELAMLLSNCNMFFGNEGGPRHLAQALDIPSFAVFSPESDKKEWLANENPRHQGVEPKEFNITKGMTRDEIYHLITPEFILSKVIEIYNKYVKI, encoded by the coding sequence ATGAAAATTTTAGTAATTAGGTTTAAGCAAATAGGAGACTCTATCTTAGCATCAGCACTGTGTAACTCACTCAAGGAAACATTTCCAGATTCTAAAATAGACTATGTTTTATATGAACATGTATCCCCTGTATTTGAGAATCATAAAAGCATTGATAAAGTTATAACCATTAGTAAAAAAGAACAAAAAAATCCCTTCCTATATTTAATGAAGGTTTTCAAAGTAACAAGAAAAAAATATGATATTGTAATTGATATTATGTCTACTCCAAAAAGTGAATTTTTCACTCTCTTTTCCCTTGGGGCAAAATATAGAATAGGAAGGGCAAAAAAATATAGAGGTTATACTTACACTGATAAAATAGAAGAACCAAATAATTCAAAGGATAAGGTGGATAAATTTTTGAAAATGTTAAAACCCCTTGAAAGAGAATACAAGGTTAAATACAATTACAACTATACAATTAATATAAAAAATGAAGAAAAAGTATATATGAAGAAAAAAATGATAACTGCTGGTATTGACTTTTCCAAACCTATTTTTGCCTGTGCAATTAACTCAAGAGTTCCTAGAAAAGTCTACCCCATAGAAAATATGATGCAAGTAATAAAAACCTTACTTGACAAACTAAATATCCAAATCATATTTTATTATTCCCCTGATGAAAAGGATTTTGCCAAAAAAGTCCATGAACAATTAGGTAATGACACAAGAATCTTTTCAAACATTGAAACTTCTTCCATAAGAGAACTTGCAATGTTACTTTCAAATTGTAATATGTTTTTTGGAAATGAAGGGGGCCCTAGACATTTGGCACAGGCTCTAGATATTCCTAGTTTTGCTGTTTTTTCCCCAGAATCAGATAAAAAAGAATGGTTGGCAAATGAAAATCCTAGACATCAAGGAGTTGAGCCTAAGGAATTTAACATAACTAAAGGTATGACAAGAGATGAAATATATCATCTAATCACCCCTGAATTCATTCTTTCCAAAGTGATTGAAATATATAATAAATATGTGAAAATTTAA
- a CDS encoding outer membrane beta-barrel protein: MKKTILLLAALTVASASYAKEIMPVAEMPTETMAVAQSDMYLNVRVGGDIMAKYDKVYQGYFDDSTDGFGGEVALEGYKMLNDNVDVGLGLAYQFHADRDSKNGVDGVEYDSVPLYLTAKYNFITDSNIKPYLKANLGYSFNFNASDAKSSSIGSTGTSVDDGLYWAAGAGMEYNNFTVDLMYAVNKAESSADSYSVKSDNDYDRVVLSVGYLFDL, translated from the coding sequence ATGAAAAAAACAATACTCTTATTAGCAGCATTAACAGTAGCTTCAGCGTCATATGCTAAGGAAATTATGCCCGTGGCAGAAATGCCTACAGAAACAATGGCAGTTGCCCAAAGCGATATGTATTTAAATGTTAGAGTTGGCGGAGATATAATGGCCAAATATGATAAAGTTTATCAAGGTTATTTTGATGACAGTACAGATGGATTTGGTGGAGAAGTAGCACTGGAAGGATACAAAATGTTAAATGATAACGTTGATGTAGGTTTAGGTTTAGCCTATCAATTCCATGCAGATAGAGATAGTAAAAATGGAGTGGATGGTGTAGAATATGATTCAGTACCTTTATATTTAACAGCTAAATATAACTTTATCACTGATTCTAATATCAAACCATATTTAAAAGCTAACTTAGGTTATTCTTTTAACTTTAACGCTTCAGATGCTAAATCATCTTCTATAGGTAGCACAGGTACAAGTGTAGACGACGGTTTATACTGGGCTGCAGGTGCAGGAATGGAATATAACAACTTTACAGTTGATTTAATGTACGCTGTAAATAAAGCTGAATCATCAGCAGATAGTTACTCAGTTAAATCAGATAATGATTATGACAGAGTAGTACTTTCAGTAGGTTATTTATTTGATCTTTAA
- a CDS encoding class I SAM-dependent methyltransferase, translated as MIVFAMEKLKEIFFDFLDNLEEKEYLCELKNFGFKGEVLPDYQNKFIQQYYLLKYFPAYLTEYYFLYNEIIKRNFLKDNYNILSIGCGCGIDFWGMKLANEKSSKNLNIKYTGVDIINWSYWDNYNHDAKVITKDILSFDLNNNDYNIIIFPKSIGEFNDEEFERLKDSFRKSTFKSDKLTIVLSLRKARNTRDARRGIEIFNIIQNELGYIAKDPLKECYSFEKKRNGFPYRIEDILPEFGYPSSLSDFLSDYYLDFLEDNPCPFKKFCEENVFSRKPVKTMSQVCFNIVNFERRQHDC; from the coding sequence ATGATTGTATTTGCAATGGAAAAATTGAAAGAAATTTTCTTTGATTTTTTAGATAATTTAGAAGAAAAAGAATATTTATGCGAATTGAAGAATTTTGGGTTCAAGGGAGAAGTGTTGCCTGATTACCAAAATAAATTTATTCAACAATATTATCTTTTAAAATATTTTCCAGCTTACTTAACTGAATACTATTTCCTCTACAATGAAATTATTAAAAGAAATTTTCTCAAAGATAATTACAATATACTTTCAATTGGTTGCGGATGTGGAATAGATTTTTGGGGAATGAAGTTGGCTAATGAAAAATCAAGTAAAAATTTAAATATAAAATACACAGGGGTAGATATAATTAACTGGTCTTACTGGGATAATTATAACCATGATGCTAAAGTTATTACAAAGGATATACTATCCTTTGATTTAAATAACAATGACTATAATATTATTATTTTCCCAAAATCAATTGGGGAATTTAATGATGAGGAATTTGAAAGGCTAAAGGATTCCTTTAGAAAAAGTACTTTTAAAAGTGATAAATTAACAATTGTGCTTTCCCTTAGAAAGGCTAGAAACACAAGGGATGCTAGAAGGGGAATAGAAATTTTTAATATTATACAAAATGAACTAGGATATATAGCTAAAGATCCCCTTAAGGAATGCTATTCCTTTGAGAAGAAAAGAAATGGTTTTCCCTATAGAATAGAGGATATATTACCTGAATTTGGTTATCCTAGTAGTTTATCTGATTTTTTAAGTGATTACTATTTGGATTTTTTAGAGGACAATCCTTGTCCCTTTAAAAAGTTTTGTGAAGAAAATGTATTCTCTAGAAAACCTGTTAAAACAATGTCTCAAGTATGTTTTAATATTGTTAACTTTGAAAGGAGACAACATGATTGTTAG